A single genomic interval of Syntrophobotulus glycolicus DSM 8271 harbors:
- a CDS encoding GerAB/ArcD/ProY family transporter, with amino-acid sequence MIKIERISTLQMILLLFACRMTTGFLYLQLTAPPGNQDLWIALVFSAFLYLIFAAPLVFLACRFPDENLIQYCQRIMGKLIGSIMGMLFMGILLFLLIVILADMVNFIHTTILPETPVYAIMITMLIPCIYTTYKGVETMGRMAEFLIPYFFVVTVLFTTLNIPRMDFSLFLPVLKDSKLVDIAQGGFIVASRYYDLLVFAMLVPNLQKKEDIKKIALYFIGISIIFLIVFVVTAQAVLGIEFGKHASFPYYKYVRTIEVFEFVERIESLSVVAWVIIEFIKFSLYMYCVTMGLGQIFKIKDSKKLIIPLCIVAFITVSFFKIMTSVTINKIFTLLPYIGNVGIFILPLIVLIVYFFRRKALE; translated from the coding sequence ATGATTAAAATAGAAAGAATTTCCACCCTGCAAATGATTTTACTGCTCTTTGCCTGCCGGATGACTACCGGATTTCTTTACCTGCAATTAACAGCCCCCCCGGGCAATCAGGATTTATGGATTGCCTTGGTGTTTTCTGCCTTTCTCTACCTTATTTTCGCGGCGCCCCTGGTATTTTTGGCCTGCAGGTTTCCGGATGAGAATCTCATTCAATATTGTCAAAGAATCATGGGGAAGTTGATCGGAAGTATCATGGGAATGCTGTTTATGGGAATATTATTATTTCTCCTGATCGTCATCCTGGCTGATATGGTCAACTTCATTCATACGACGATTTTACCGGAGACTCCGGTATACGCCATCATGATCACCATGTTGATTCCCTGTATTTACACGACATATAAAGGAGTAGAAACAATGGGCAGGATGGCGGAGTTTCTTATTCCTTATTTTTTTGTGGTCACAGTATTGTTTACAACGTTAAATATTCCCCGCATGGATTTCAGTCTGTTTTTACCGGTATTAAAAGACAGCAAGCTTGTGGACATTGCTCAGGGAGGCTTTATCGTGGCTTCCCGATATTATGATTTGCTGGTTTTCGCCATGCTGGTTCCGAATCTGCAGAAAAAAGAGGATATCAAAAAAATAGCGCTCTATTTCATCGGCATATCGATTATATTCTTAATTGTTTTTGTGGTTACGGCTCAGGCTGTTTTGGGAATTGAATTTGGGAAACACGCTTCTTTTCCCTACTATAAATATGTTCGGACAATTGAAGTCTTTGAATTTGTAGAAAGAATTGAATCCCTCTCTGTCGTAGCATGGGTAATTATTGAATTTATCAAGTTTTCTCTCTATATGTATTGTGTAACGATGGGTTTGGGACAAATATTCAAAATTAAAGACAGCAAAAAGCTGATTATCCCTTTATGTATCGTCGCCTTTATCACCGTATCCTTCTTCAAAATAATGACGTCCGTTACAATCAACAAAATTTTTACCTTATTGCCCTATATCGGCAATGTCGGGATCTTTATTCTGCCTCTGATCGTGCTGATCGTATATTTTTTCAGGAGGAAAGCCTTGGAATGA
- a CDS encoding Ger(x)C family spore germination protein — protein MKKAKTAEKKKVLILLLAALILIPVSGCWNRRELNNIGILGAVGIDIQGEKIIVTTEIIRPKAYGGEARSNQESFVMDQTTGDSVLEALRNATEKFDRKIFLADCKVFILSEEAAKKGFMDYMDFWMRDHESRLYAYVFVVKGAKPSDVMGKSEGIEDIPSIYLQSLAKAQRANSKSVSIELLDFIKEYYSIGKQPVCGVLQLVEMKTEESQGQKKSTEKAGSDQANSSESRGEADMTIEESGKNGDLPQNDPDKEKEILDEGAAVFLKDRLVGFLGGEETKAVNFVNNKVSSGTIVAKKPDRVQTVEILESKCKREVLLQEDGSIIINLNLKISGSIGELTGQGKTMVEDSTEIDLQKIQDANSEVTKKQIEEVITKTQREFQSDVFGFGLEFHKKYPQEWERIKYDWNQKFSTAQVNVQVETTILETGLLRLPTHTLTGEEIMEYD, from the coding sequence ATGAAAAAAGCAAAAACTGCAGAAAAGAAGAAAGTACTGATCCTCTTGCTGGCCGCTCTGATTCTGATACCGGTCTCAGGCTGCTGGAACCGGCGTGAGCTGAATAATATCGGTATACTGGGGGCCGTAGGAATTGATATTCAAGGAGAAAAGATAATTGTAACGACAGAAATCATCAGGCCAAAAGCTTACGGGGGAGAAGCCCGCTCAAATCAAGAATCGTTTGTGATGGACCAGACAACAGGGGATTCAGTTCTGGAAGCGTTGAGAAATGCAACGGAGAAATTTGACAGAAAAATCTTTCTGGCCGATTGCAAGGTCTTTATTCTCAGTGAAGAAGCAGCCAAGAAAGGTTTTATGGACTATATGGATTTCTGGATGAGAGATCATGAATCAAGGTTATATGCTTATGTTTTTGTTGTAAAGGGAGCAAAGCCCTCCGATGTGATGGGTAAATCTGAAGGGATCGAGGATATTCCCTCCATATACCTGCAAAGCCTGGCCAAGGCTCAGAGAGCGAATTCCAAAAGCGTTTCCATTGAATTGCTTGACTTTATCAAGGAATACTATTCTATCGGAAAACAACCGGTCTGCGGAGTTTTGCAACTGGTGGAGATGAAAACGGAGGAAAGCCAAGGTCAAAAGAAGTCCACAGAAAAAGCAGGAAGTGACCAGGCCAATAGTTCTGAATCCAGAGGAGAGGCAGATATGACGATTGAGGAGTCCGGCAAGAATGGAGATTTACCGCAGAATGACCCCGACAAAGAAAAGGAAATACTGGATGAAGGCGCTGCGGTTTTTCTTAAAGATAGGCTGGTGGGATTCTTAGGCGGGGAAGAGACGAAGGCTGTGAACTTTGTCAATAATAAAGTTTCAAGCGGAACAATCGTGGCCAAGAAGCCGGACAGAGTCCAGACTGTGGAAATCCTGGAATCTAAGTGCAAGAGAGAGGTCTTGCTGCAAGAAGACGGGAGCATCATCATCAACTTGAATTTAAAAATATCCGGTTCCATTGGGGAATTAACAGGTCAGGGAAAGACAATGGTGGAGGACTCTACCGAGATTGATCTCCAGAAGATCCAGGATGCCAATTCGGAGGTTACCAAAAAACAAATCGAAGAGGTCATCACCAAAACACAAAGAGAATTTCAAAGCGATGTTTTTGGTTTTGGTTTGGAATTTCACAAAAAATATCCGCAGGAATGGGAAAGAATAAAATACGATTGGAATCAAAAATTTTCAACAGCTCAGGTTAATGTTCAAGTTGAAACAACGATTTTAGAAACGGGATTGTTGCGTCTGCCGACGCATACCCTTACAGGCGAGGAGATCATGGAATATGATTAA
- a CDS encoding spore germination protein, with translation MFKTIRKMIRKINQYSPDKNKRIQGRTNNTFSRIPSTINKSKEAFQKEFKNSGDLILAEFQTTGNIRGLSVYLDGMINKDIINRDILGPLIRNYKVEKEDPRKYITAANIKYTENIKQAVQEILKGNTVILLEGLDAVYIVDSKGWDKRAVEQPDVESVIRGPREGFVESIRVNTSLIRRKIKNNHLIFENIVLGKETKTDLCIGYIEGIVNKEVLGEVKRRIGQIDTDAILETGYIEQYIEDEPFSIFPTVGNTQKPDVAAAKLLEGRVIILCDGTPHALTIPYTFIEGIQTSEDYFLRPYQASFLRIIRFLSFSISVMLPSLYVALTTFHHEMIPTVLLVSMAGAREGIPLPSLVECFVMIFMFEILRESGTRLPRPIGSAISIVGALIIGESAVKAGLVSTPMVIITALTAVTSFALPTLTESITFYRFIFLFLGGFMGLYGIVSGLFIGIAHAVSLRSFGVPYTTSFAPINKGELKDSIIRYPLWMLKKRPESVVKENIRRQDNTRKK, from the coding sequence TTGTTCAAAACAATAAGAAAAATGATCAGAAAAATAAACCAGTATTCACCGGATAAGAATAAAAGAATACAGGGGAGGACAAACAATACGTTTAGCCGTATTCCCTCAACGATTAATAAAAGCAAGGAAGCTTTTCAAAAGGAATTTAAAAACAGCGGGGACCTGATCCTGGCTGAATTTCAAACGACAGGAAATATCCGCGGTCTAAGCGTCTATCTCGACGGGATGATCAACAAAGATATCATCAACCGGGATATCCTCGGTCCATTAATCAGAAACTATAAAGTGGAAAAGGAAGACCCTCGAAAATATATCACAGCGGCAAATATCAAATATACGGAGAACATCAAACAGGCTGTACAAGAGATCCTCAAAGGGAATACGGTTATCCTGCTTGAAGGGTTGGACGCGGTTTACATCGTAGATTCAAAGGGCTGGGATAAAAGGGCTGTCGAGCAGCCGGATGTGGAATCTGTGATCAGGGGTCCGAGAGAGGGTTTTGTCGAGAGCATCAGGGTGAATACTTCTCTGATCAGACGGAAAATCAAAAATAATCATCTTATTTTTGAGAATATTGTTCTGGGGAAAGAAACAAAAACTGATCTGTGTATCGGATATATTGAAGGAATTGTCAATAAAGAGGTTCTAGGAGAGGTGAAGAGAAGAATCGGTCAAATCGATACGGATGCAATCCTGGAAACCGGATATATTGAACAATACATAGAAGACGAACCATTTTCCATTTTCCCTACCGTCGGCAATACCCAAAAACCTGATGTGGCGGCGGCAAAATTACTTGAGGGAAGAGTGATCATCCTTTGTGACGGAACACCGCATGCTTTGACCATTCCTTATACCTTTATTGAAGGCATTCAAACCAGCGAGGATTATTTTTTGCGGCCGTACCAGGCTTCTTTCTTAAGAATAATCAGGTTTCTTTCATTCTCGATCAGTGTCATGCTCCCCTCATTATATGTGGCGTTAACAACCTTCCATCATGAAATGATTCCAACTGTGCTTCTCGTAAGCATGGCCGGAGCCAGGGAAGGAATCCCGCTGCCTTCTCTGGTCGAATGCTTTGTGATGATTTTTATGTTTGAGATCTTAAGAGAATCCGGAACCAGGCTCCCCCGGCCAATCGGTTCGGCGATCAGTATTGTCGGAGCGTTGATCATTGGGGAATCGGCAGTAAAAGCAGGGCTGGTCAGCACGCCGATGGTCATCATCACTGCCCTTACGGCCGTCACCAGCTTTGCCTTGCCAACGCTGACGGAATCGATCACCTTCTACCGGTTTATCTTTTTGTTTTTAGGCGGTTTTATGGGCTTGTATGGAATTGTGAGCGGGTTATTTATCGGAATTGCCCATGCGGTTTCCTTGCGTTCATTCGGAGTTCCTTATACGACTTCTTTTGCGCCGATCAATAAAGGGGAACTGAAGGATTCCATTATCCGTTATCCCCTGTGGATGTTGAAAAAAAGACCAGAATCGGTGGTTAAAGAAAATATCCGAAGGCAGGATAATACTCGCAAGAAATGA
- a CDS encoding LL-diaminopimelate aminotransferase yields the protein MALINENYLKLPGNYLFSEIARRVEQFKAEHPKADMIRLGIGDVTRPLPGAVIEAMKKAVDEMGRPETFRGYGPEQGYDFLAKKIIENDLTPRGIEAAVDEVFVSDGAKSDTANFQELFGLNNIFAVTDPVYPVYVDSNVMAGRTGVHKDGKFDRVVYLPCTEENGMKPALPSARVDMIYLCFPNNPTGMTLSREELKKWVDHARENRSIILFDAAYEAFIREDGVPHSIFEIEGAREVAVEFRSFSKTAGFTGTRCAYTIVPKEVKVYDAKGEGYSLNSLWLRRQTTKFNGVSYPVQAAAAAVYSEEGKKQVKELIDYYMENARIIREGLRKAGYKVFGGVNAPYIWMKTPDQLSSWDFFDRLMRTANVVGTPGAGFGANGEGYFRLTAFGTRENTIEALERIATKM from the coding sequence ATGGCATTAATCAATGAAAACTATCTTAAATTGCCTGGAAACTATCTTTTTTCGGAGATTGCCCGCAGAGTCGAACAGTTCAAAGCTGAGCATCCAAAGGCTGATATGATTCGGTTAGGCATTGGCGATGTGACCAGGCCGCTCCCCGGGGCTGTGATTGAGGCAATGAAAAAGGCTGTAGACGAGATGGGGCGCCCGGAAACATTCAGGGGCTACGGTCCTGAGCAGGGTTACGATTTTCTGGCAAAAAAGATTATTGAAAATGATTTGACTCCCCGTGGAATAGAGGCGGCTGTTGATGAGGTTTTCGTCAGTGACGGGGCCAAGAGCGATACGGCTAATTTTCAGGAGCTTTTTGGTCTAAACAATATTTTTGCGGTGACTGACCCGGTTTATCCTGTTTATGTTGACAGCAATGTGATGGCCGGCCGTACAGGGGTCCATAAAGACGGTAAATTTGACAGAGTGGTTTATCTCCCCTGTACTGAGGAAAACGGGATGAAACCCGCTCTCCCTTCAGCCAGGGTAGATATGATTTATTTGTGCTTTCCGAACAATCCCACCGGAATGACACTTTCCAGGGAAGAACTGAAAAAGTGGGTAGACCATGCCAGAGAAAACAGATCGATCATCCTCTTTGATGCGGCCTATGAAGCTTTTATCAGGGAAGACGGGGTCCCGCACAGTATTTTTGAAATTGAAGGGGCCCGGGAAGTCGCTGTGGAATTCAGGAGTTTTTCTAAAACCGCCGGCTTTACGGGGACAAGATGTGCTTATACCATAGTACCTAAAGAGGTCAAGGTTTATGACGCCAAAGGAGAAGGGTACAGCCTGAACTCTCTTTGGCTGAGAAGGCAAACCACAAAATTCAATGGAGTGTCTTATCCGGTACAGGCTGCTGCTGCTGCTGTCTATTCCGAAGAAGGCAAAAAACAAGTAAAAGAATTAATCGATTACTACATGGAGAATGCCAGGATCATCAGGGAAGGTTTGAGAAAGGCCGGTTATAAGGTTTTTGGCGGGGTCAATGCGCCATATATCTGGATGAAGACTCCTGATCAGCTCAGTTCCTGGGACTTCTTTGACCGGCTTATGCGAACGGCCAATGTGGTAGGGACTCCCGGAGCGGGCTTTGGAGCCAACGGTGAAGGGTATTTCAGGCTGACGGCTTTTGGCACCAGGGAAAATACAATCGAGGCCCTGGAAAGAATAGCAACAAAAATGTAA
- a CDS encoding ArnT family glycosyltransferase → MKLKHIRQNHLYLILIIFVYALLQFTAIYLYGDSWYLGNFETMNNDDVKYIRSAWTLLQDHRLVYHDVNEPTVFIMPGYPFVLAFFMKIFGYTAGLTAVRVFQGILQIVSLCIIYCICQELFNKKTAQTAITLYLLYFPNIVGAVLILTETVFTFLLILLVYISMKALQSKEKKYYLLGGTILGLAVLVRPTILLFPIVILVMWIYLNYSIKEMLARSLLVACLLIMVLSPWWIRNYLEFSRFIPLTASSGNPFLQGTFVHYDQSEGFIYDCPDDAIERDKSELEAGKQRLRENFRKNPVLYIYWYTLGKTVFLWAMPFYPFDLFGIPLAIMVICHVILLILAVRSMVRMLKSNDKNKLLLLLFGVIAYVNLVHLPYFTYSRYAYPVMSLIIIFAANTLTRVRINRGTGTAELTRN, encoded by the coding sequence ATGAAATTAAAGCATATCAGGCAAAATCATCTTTATTTAATCTTAATCATTTTCGTTTACGCATTATTACAATTTACCGCGATATATCTATATGGCGACAGCTGGTATTTGGGTAATTTTGAGACCATGAATAATGATGACGTCAAATATATTCGCAGTGCTTGGACATTACTCCAAGATCACCGCTTGGTTTATCATGATGTGAATGAGCCGACAGTATTTATTATGCCGGGATACCCCTTTGTGTTAGCCTTTTTTATGAAGATATTCGGGTACACGGCCGGATTGACGGCAGTCAGGGTATTTCAGGGAATATTACAAATCGTATCTCTTTGCATCATTTATTGCATTTGTCAGGAGCTGTTCAATAAAAAAACCGCGCAGACAGCAATTACCCTCTATTTATTATATTTCCCGAATATTGTCGGCGCGGTACTGATTCTGACAGAAACCGTGTTTACTTTTCTGCTTATTTTATTGGTGTATATCAGTATGAAAGCACTTCAAAGCAAAGAGAAAAAATACTATCTGCTGGGAGGGACGATTTTAGGGCTGGCTGTTCTTGTCAGACCGACTATTCTTCTATTTCCAATAGTGATTTTGGTCATGTGGATTTATTTGAACTATTCAATCAAAGAGATGCTTGCGCGTTCTCTTTTGGTCGCATGTCTATTAATCATGGTATTATCCCCCTGGTGGATTCGCAATTATCTGGAATTCTCCCGTTTCATCCCCTTAACGGCCTCTTCCGGGAATCCTTTTTTACAGGGGACCTTTGTTCACTATGACCAGAGTGAGGGATTCATCTATGATTGCCCCGATGATGCCATAGAACGTGATAAGAGCGAATTGGAAGCGGGAAAACAAAGGCTGAGGGAAAATTTCAGGAAAAATCCGGTTCTATACATTTATTGGTATACCTTGGGCAAGACAGTTTTTCTGTGGGCGATGCCGTTTTATCCTTTTGATCTGTTCGGCATTCCGCTGGCAATCATGGTTATTTGCCATGTCATTCTCTTGATTCTGGCAGTCCGCAGTATGGTCAGAATGTTGAAGTCCAACGATAAAAATAAACTTCTGTTGCTGTTATTCGGAGTAATCGCATATGTTAATCTGGTCCATCTCCCGTATTTTACTTATTCTCGTTATGCATATCCCGTAATGTCCTTGATCATCATATTCGCCGCGAACACACTGACGCGTGTCAGGATCAATCGGGGAACAGGGACAGCAGAGCTAACCCGAAATTGA
- a CDS encoding Nif3-like dinuclear metal center hexameric protein: MAVSVGLIEQIIEKAAPRSWAEEWDNSGLLVGSSSHRVDKLLLALDGTTKVVEEAIREKAGIIIAHHPLMFKPLKNLNADNPSAQIPLSLLRSGISYYAAHTNLDQSVLSSSRTLAVMIGLQKTEYLAVTANEKLFKIVTFVPRDAVEKVRLSLSAEGVGAGITDGEHSDSYAECFYQTEGMGTFKALEGADPAIGEVGEVNRVEEVRLESIVQERDLSRAVRALHKTHPYEEPAYDLIPLKNTGKPRGYGAIGVLPETVRLDEFWERFLSKLPQVLPREYELSSIRLAGDPKKKIKKVAIANGSGSSFIHKGIFQGADLYITGDIDHHGVLDALEADMAVGVLGHFLSEIPMIRSLYEYLKAEKALNGVEMIISNENKTIWSK, from the coding sequence ATGGCTGTTTCAGTCGGATTAATTGAACAGATCATTGAAAAAGCCGCGCCGAGATCATGGGCGGAAGAATGGGACAATTCAGGACTATTGGTCGGCAGCAGTTCTCACCGGGTAGATAAATTATTGCTGGCGCTTGACGGGACGACGAAGGTGGTCGAAGAAGCGATCAGAGAAAAAGCAGGGATCATCATTGCTCATCATCCATTAATGTTTAAACCTCTGAAAAACCTGAACGCAGATAATCCTTCAGCCCAAATCCCCCTTTCCTTATTGAGAAGCGGGATATCCTATTATGCGGCCCATACAAATCTGGATCAATCTGTTCTGTCTTCCAGCAGGACATTGGCAGTGATGATTGGTCTGCAAAAAACAGAGTATTTAGCAGTGACCGCAAATGAAAAACTGTTCAAGATAGTAACCTTTGTACCCCGGGATGCGGTGGAAAAGGTTCGTTTGTCTTTGTCCGCGGAAGGGGTAGGAGCGGGGATAACAGATGGAGAGCATAGTGACAGCTATGCCGAGTGCTTCTACCAGACCGAAGGAATGGGGACCTTCAAGGCTTTGGAAGGAGCCGATCCGGCGATAGGCGAGGTTGGAGAGGTGAACAGAGTCGAGGAAGTTCGTTTGGAGAGCATAGTTCAGGAACGGGATCTATCCAGAGCAGTCCGGGCCTTACATAAGACACATCCTTATGAAGAGCCTGCTTATGACCTCATACCACTAAAGAACACGGGGAAACCAAGAGGGTATGGAGCGATCGGCGTCTTACCGGAAACAGTCAGGCTTGATGAGTTTTGGGAAAGGTTTTTGTCCAAGCTTCCTCAAGTGCTGCCCCGGGAATATGAGCTTTCTTCAATCAGGCTGGCAGGGGATCCCAAGAAAAAGATCAAAAAAGTCGCGATTGCGAATGGCAGCGGAAGCAGCTTTATCCATAAAGGGATATTTCAAGGGGCAGATTTATATATTACAGGAGATATCGACCACCATGGCGTATTGGATGCTCTGGAAGCGGATATGGCGGTTGGCGTTCTTGGTCATTTTCTTAGTGAAATACCAATGATCAGGTCGCTTTACGAGTATCTTAAAGCGGAAAAAGCACTAAATGGTGTGGAGATGATTATTAGTAATGAGAATAAAACGATCTGGAGCAAATGA
- a CDS encoding tRNA (adenine(22)-N(1))-methyltransferase, with the protein MNEKTDQEGIRACAPDQMKLGSRLNIIADFIPSGSLLGDIGTDHAYLPVYLLQKGRIEKAIGVDIHKGPFLSAKKTVSQYQLDDRIEIRFGDGLKPLIPGEVNTLSIAGMGGATVLKILQSKPEVLAKVKDLILQPQGMEANVRRELIAQGWRIVEEALVEEEDQIYRIIHFNRLKGIGFEEVREIIKTWEDRLKHSLDDQQDKKILSGFVWMYGPLIMEKREALLKGLIADDLNNILRIAGQMQKTGREEARQKMDRLLKERKILEVMQAWLFQSD; encoded by the coding sequence ATGAATGAGAAGACGGATCAGGAAGGGATCAGGGCTTGCGCACCCGATCAGATGAAACTTGGCAGCCGTTTGAACATCATAGCAGACTTTATCCCTTCGGGAAGCCTGCTTGGGGATATTGGAACGGATCACGCTTATCTTCCGGTTTATCTGCTTCAAAAAGGAAGGATAGAAAAAGCCATCGGGGTAGATATCCACAAAGGTCCTTTCCTGTCCGCGAAAAAGACGGTGAGCCAATATCAATTGGACGATAGGATTGAGATCAGATTCGGTGACGGCTTAAAGCCGTTGATCCCCGGAGAAGTCAATACCCTGTCGATAGCCGGAATGGGAGGAGCCACAGTTCTGAAGATCCTTCAAAGCAAACCGGAGGTCCTGGCCAAAGTGAAGGATTTGATCCTTCAGCCTCAGGGAATGGAAGCAAACGTCAGAAGGGAATTGATCGCTCAAGGCTGGAGGATCGTTGAGGAGGCCCTCGTTGAGGAGGAGGATCAAATCTATAGGATTATCCATTTTAACAGACTTAAGGGGATAGGGTTTGAAGAAGTACGGGAAATAATCAAGACCTGGGAGGACAGGCTGAAGCACAGTTTGGATGATCAACAAGATAAAAAGATTTTATCCGGATTTGTCTGGATGTATGGTCCATTAATTATGGAAAAGAGAGAAGCTCTGCTCAAGGGTCTAATCGCGGATGATCTGAACAATATTCTGCGGATTGCCGGTCAGATGCAGAAAACCGGGAGAGAAGAGGCCAGACAGAAAATGGACAGGTTGCTCAAGGAGAGAAAAATACTGGAGGTTATGCAAGCATGGCTGTTTCAGTCGGATTAA
- the rpoD gene encoding RNA polymerase sigma factor RpoD codes for MAKNNVKKQDIRSNYPTEGGNSLHAEDHKRECVAHLIELGKTKGNLTYDEIANALQKIDLSEEQIEEVYDQISTLGIDVIDEHSEGETDIVIDKETEKLAEEISEETDIDLSIPEGVGIDDPVRMYLKEIGRVPLLTAEEEIELAKSMEAGDEMAKRRLAEANLRLVVSIAKRYVGRGMLFLDLIQEGNLGLIKAVEKFDFRKGFKFSTYATWWIRQAITRAIADQARTIRIPVHMVETINKLIRVNRQLLQELGRDPTPEETAKVMDIPEERVREIMKIAQEPVSLETPIGEEEDSHLGDFIPDEDAPAPSEAASFLLLKEQLEEVLETLTSREEKVLRLRFGLDDGRTRTLEEVGQEFGVTRERIRQIEAKALRKLRHPSRSKKLKDYLD; via the coding sequence GTGGCGAAAAATAACGTCAAGAAACAAGATATTCGTTCGAATTACCCGACGGAAGGGGGGAATTCGTTGCACGCTGAAGATCATAAAAGAGAATGTGTTGCACATCTCATTGAATTAGGGAAAACCAAGGGAAACCTTACCTATGACGAGATCGCTAATGCCCTTCAAAAGATTGATTTATCCGAGGAACAAATTGAAGAAGTGTATGATCAAATCAGTACACTTGGTATTGATGTTATCGATGAACATTCTGAAGGTGAGACAGACATTGTCATAGACAAGGAAACAGAAAAACTGGCTGAAGAAATTTCGGAAGAAACAGATATTGATCTTTCTATTCCTGAAGGAGTGGGGATTGACGATCCTGTCCGTATGTATCTGAAAGAGATAGGAAGAGTCCCCCTGCTCACGGCAGAAGAAGAAATTGAACTTGCCAAAAGCATGGAAGCAGGGGATGAGATGGCTAAGCGTCGCCTTGCGGAAGCCAACCTGCGCCTGGTTGTCAGCATAGCCAAACGTTATGTAGGCAGAGGGATGTTATTTTTGGATTTAATTCAGGAGGGGAATTTAGGTCTGATTAAAGCTGTGGAAAAATTTGACTTTCGCAAAGGATTCAAATTCAGCACATATGCTACATGGTGGATCAGACAGGCGATCACCCGGGCAATCGCCGATCAGGCGAGGACCATTCGCATTCCCGTTCATATGGTAGAAACGATCAATAAGCTGATCAGGGTGAACAGACAGCTTTTACAAGAGCTGGGCCGGGACCCTACCCCGGAAGAAACAGCCAAAGTTATGGATATACCGGAAGAAAGGGTTCGCGAAATCATGAAGATTGCCCAGGAACCGGTATCTCTTGAAACACCGATTGGTGAAGAAGAGGACTCCCATCTCGGCGATTTTATCCCGGATGAAGATGCTCCGGCACCTTCGGAAGCAGCATCCTTCCTCCTGTTAAAGGAACAATTGGAAGAGGTTCTCGAAACACTGACTTCCAGAGAAGAAAAAGTGTTGCGTTTAAGATTTGGATTGGATGACGGGAGAACCAGAACCTTGGAGGAAGTAGGTCAGGAATTCGGAGTAACCCGGGAAAGAATAAGACAGATTGAGGCCAAAGCGCTGCGCAAACTTCGTCATCCCAGCCGCAGTAAAAAGCTCAAGGATTATCTGGATTAA